From the genome of Drosophila melanogaster chromosome 2L, one region includes:
- the wg gene encoding wingless, whose translation MDISYIFVICLMALCSGGSSLSQVEGKQKSGRGRGSMWWGIAKVGEPNNITPIMYMDPAIHSTLRRKQRRLVRDNPGVLGALVKGANLAISECQHQFRNRRWNCSTRNFSRGKNLFGKIVDRGCRETSFIYAITSAAVTHSIARACSEGTIESCTCDYSHQSRSPQANHQAGSVAGVRDWEWGGCSDNIGFGFKFSREFVDTGERGRNLREKMNLHNNEAGRAHVQAEMRQECKCHGMSGSCTVKTCWMRLANFRVIGDNLKARFDGATRVQVTNSLRATNALAPVSPNAAGSNSVGSNGLIIPQSGLVYGEEEERMLNDHMPDILLENSHPISKIHHPNMPSPNSLPQAGQRGGRNGRRQGRKHNRYHFQLNPHNPEHKPPGSKDLVYLEPSPSFCEKNLRQGILGTHGRQCNETSLGVDGCGLMCCGRGYRRDEVVVVERCACTFHWCCEVKCKLCRTKKVIYTCL comes from the exons GGGCATTGCCAAGGTCGGCGAACCCAACAACATTACGCCCATCATGTACATGGACCCAGCGATCCACTCTACGTTGAGAAGGAAACAGCGACGCCTGGTCAGGGACAATCCCGGTGTACTGGGAGCCCTGGTCAAGGGCGCCAACTTGGCCATTAGCGAGTGCCAACACCAGTTCAGAAATCGCCGCTGGAACTGCTCGACGAGAAACTTCTCGAGGGGCAAAAATCTATTCGGCAAAATCGTTGATCGAG GCTGCCGAGAGACGAGCTTCATTTACGCAATCACCAGCGCGGCGGTGACCCACTCGATTGCCAGGGCCTGCAGTGAAGGAACGATAGAGTCCTGCACCTGCGACTACAGCCACCAGTCGAGATCTCCACAAGCGAACCACCAGGCGGGCAGTGTGGCCGGCGTGCGGGATTGGGAGTGGGGCGGCTGCTCCGACAACATCGGATTCGGGTTCAAGTTCTCCCGGGAATTCGTCGATACCGGCGAGAGGGGTCGCAATCTGCGCGAGAAGATGAATCTGCACAACAACGAGGCGGGTCGAGCG CACGTCCAAGCGGAGATGCGACAGGAGTGCAAATGCCATGGCATGTCCGGATCGTGTACAGTGAAGACCTGCTGGATGCGACTGGCCAACTTCCGTGTGATTGGCGACAATCTGAAGGCCCGCTTCGATGGAGCCACCCGCGTGCAAGTGACCAACAGTCTCCGGGCCACCAACGCTCTGGCCCCAGTTAGTCCGAATGCAGCCGGCTCGAATTCCGTGGGCTCCAACGGCCTGATTATTCCGCAGTCTGGTCTGGTCTacggcgaggaggaggagcgtATGCTGAACGACCATATGCCGGACATCCTGCTAGAGAACAGCCACCCGATCAGCAAGATCCATCACCCGAACATGCCGTCGCCCAACAGTTTGCCCCAGGCTGGTCAAAGGGGCGGACGAAATGGACGTCGTCAGGGACGCAAGCATAATAG ATATCACTTCCAACTGAACCCGCACAATCCCGAGCACAAGCCacccggctcgaaggaccttGTCTATCTGGAGCCTTCGCCGAGCTTCTGCGAGAAGAACCTGCGGCAGGGCATCCTGGGAACCCATGGCCGCCAGTGCAATGAGACCTCGCTGGGCGTCGACGGCTGTGGGCTGATGtgctgtgggcgtggctatCGGCGAGACGAGGTCGTCGTTGTGGAGCGGTGCGCCTGCACCTTCCACTGGTGCTGCGAGGTGAAGTGCAAGCTGTGTCGGACCAAAAAGGTCATCTACACGTGTCTGTAA